One segment of Chionomys nivalis chromosome 1, mChiNiv1.1, whole genome shotgun sequence DNA contains the following:
- the LOC130875964 gene encoding LOW QUALITY PROTEIN: tyrosine-protein phosphatase non-receptor type 9-like (The sequence of the model RefSeq protein was modified relative to this genomic sequence to represent the inferred CDS: inserted 1 base in 1 codon; substituted 2 bases at 2 genomic stop codons): MEPVTAPRPDMAPELTPEEEQATKQFLEEINKWTVXYNVSPLSWNVAVKFLMARKFDVLRAVELFHSYRETRRKEGIVKLKPHEEPLRSEILSGKFTILNVRDPTGASIALFTTRLHHPHKSVQHVVLQALFYLLDRAVDSFETQRNGLVFIYDMCGSNYANFELDLGKKVLNLLKGAFPARLKKVLIVGAPIWFRVPYSIISLLLKDKVRERIQILKTSEVTQHLPRECLSENLGGFVKIDLATWNFQFLPQVNGHPDPFDEIILFSLPPAXDWDSVHVPVPHAMTIQELVDYVNTRQKRGIYEEYEDIRRENPVGTFHCSMSPGNLEKNRYGDVPCLDQTRVKLTKRSGHTXDYINASFMDGYKQKNAYIGKQGPLENTYRDFWLMVWEQKVLVIVMTTRFEEGGRRKCGQYWPLEKDSRIRFGFLTVTNLGVENMNHYKKTTLEIHNTEERQKRQVTHFQFLSWPDYGVPSSAASLIDFLRVVRNQQSLAVGSLGARSKGQCPEPPIVVHCSAGIGRTGTFCSLDICLAQLEELGTLNVFQTVSRMRTQRAFSIQTPEQYYFCYKAILEFAEKEGMVPSGHSLLAMEGQ, from the exons atgGAGCCGGTGACCGCGCCCCGGCCGGACATGGCGCCGGAGCTGACCCCCGAGGAGGAGCAGGCTACCAAGCAGTTTCTTGAGGAGATCAACAAGTGGACAGTTTAGTACAATGTTTCTCCACTCTCTTGGAATGTGGCTGTCAAGTTCCTCATGGCCAGAAAGTTCGATGTGCTTCGTGCCGTAGAGTTGTTTCACTCCTACAGagaaacaagaaggaaggaaggcattgTGAAGCTGAAACCTCATGAGGAACCTCTCCGTTCTGAGATCCTCAGTGGAAAATTTACCATCTTGAATGTTCGAGATCCAACTGGAGCCTCCATTGCCCTTTTCACTACCAGGCTACATCATCCTCACAAGTCCGTCCAACACGTGGTACTTCAGGCCTTATTTTACTTGCTGGACAGAGCTGTGGACAGCTTTGAAACTCAAAGGAATGGATTGGTGTTTATCTATGACATGTGTGGTTCCAATTATGCCAACTTTGAGCTAGACCTTGGCAAGAAAGTCCTAAACCTGCTGAAGGGAGCATTTCCGGCTCGTTTAAAGAAGGTGCTGATTGTAGGAGCACCCATATGGTTCCGAGTGCCGTATTCTATCATCAGCCTGCTCCTGAAGGACAAAGTCCGGGAGAGGATTCAGATATTAAAGACGTCTGAAGTTACCCAGCATCTGCCCAGGGAGTGCCTTTCAGAAAATCTGGGTGGGTTCGTCAAAATTGACCTTGCCACTTGGAATTTCCAGTTCCTGCCCCAAGTGAATGGCCACCCAGATCCCTTCGATGAGATCATCCTGTTTTCCCTACCTCCTGCCTAAGACTGGGACTCAGTACATGTTCCAGTTCCCCATGCCATGACCATCCAAGAGTTGGTAGACTATGTTAATACCAGGCAAAAGCGGGGCATATACGAGGAATATGAAGACATCCGTCGTGAGAACCCTGTTGGCACTTTCCACTGTTCCATGTCTCCCGGAAACCTAGAGAAAAACCGATATGGAGATGTACCCTGCCTGGACCAAACAAGAGTGAAGCTGACAAAACGAAGTGGCCACA CAGATTACATCAATGCCAGTTTCATGGATGGCTACAAGCAGAAGAATGCTTATATTGGTAAACAAGGCCCTTTGGAGAATACCTATCGTGACTTCTGGCTCATGGTTTGGGAGCAAAAAGTTTTGGTGATTGTAATGACCACCCGCTTCGAGGAAGGCGGAAGGAGAAAATGTGGACAGTACTGGCCGTTAGAAAAAGACTCTCGGATCCGATTTGGATTCCTCACGGTGACTAATCTAGGAGTGGAGAACATGAACCATTATAAGAAAACAACTCTAGAAATTCACAACACAGAGGAGCGGCAGAAACGCCAGGTGACCCACTTCCAGTTCCTGAGCTGGCCAGATTATGGCGTCCCTTCCTCAGCAGCTTCCCTCATTGACTTTCTGAGAGTGGTCAGAAACCAGCAGAGCCTGGCTGTTGGCAGCCTGGGAGCACGGTCCAAAGGGCAGTGCCCCGAGCCACCCATTGTGGTACATTGCAGTGCAGGCATTGGCAGGACAGGTACCTTCTGCTCACTGGACATCTGCCTGGCACAGCTGGAGGAGCTTGGCACCCTTAATGTGTTCCAGACAGTGTCGCGCATGAGGACACAGAGGGCCTTCAGTATCCAGACCCCTGAGCAGTACTACTTTTGCTACAAGGCCATTCTGGAAtttgcagagaaggaaggaatggtTCCCTCTGGTCACAGCCTGTTGGCCATGGAGGGTCAATAG